Genomic DNA from Oenanthe melanoleuca isolate GR-GAL-2019-014 chromosome 15, OMel1.0, whole genome shotgun sequence:
ATGAGTGACCCTGGGAGcatccagcctgggaaagggacTGAGGGAACAATTTCCTGGGAGTGCTTAAAGCAGCCAAGCCAGCTGGGAGTGCCCGTGGACACTGACTGCTGAGCTGTCTGAGGAGCCCTGGGAATGTGTCAGCACCCACTGCCAGCTCTAATGGTCCATTAGCAATCCAATCATTGCTTCCCGGGTAATCTTCCATCACTTAGGCAGCCTTAATCCCCTTTTAAACAAATTGCACCGGCTCCACAAACGGGGTCAGTCCCAGGAGGGTGCAGGAGGCTCTCAGGGTATGTTTCAttccctgccactgccagggcacTAAATCCCATCCTCCCCATGGAATATTTGCCTTTGAAGTAGGGCTGGAGAAACACAGAGTCATCCATGCCCAATATTTGGGCCTAGAGGAGGATTTGAGAGACCAGGTGAAAACCTTGTTTTTATCCTGCACAATTGAATTGTTTCACTCTTTTTCTCTGTAGGAGAAAATAAGTCATTGACCAAACCTCCAGGGCCCTTGTGTGACTTACCCAGAGTTTACACAGTTATGTTGTGTAAGTTAATTACACAAAGCTGGAGTATTTCCTCTTCTGGTCTAACCTGCTATGAGAAAAATTTGGGTTGGACCCAAAGAGCGAAGCTGTTGGAAAATAAAGAGTGTAAAGGTAAAGAGCTGTTTTCAACACAGCTTAAGATCTGGTTTATTTCCTATAGAAGAGTGGGACCTCAGTAAATAATCCATGTGAACATCTGGAAATGCAAAGAGAGATTCAGACAAAGTCCTGCTCACCTGGTTCACGAGAGATGCTCCACAGGGTCGaagcagctgatttttgggagtattgtggctgagcaggagttggcaggaagaagggaagagaaatgtGCAGAAATTCCAGGCAGGTTTTGTCCTGCTTTGCAATTCTTCACTCCCTGCACTTGGTTCTTAGGGTGGTGCAAATTCTCATGGTCAGAGCGAATTAAAAGGCAGAGCTTGAAAAATACTCATTGTGCTTTACTGTTAATTTGTAAAGGCAGCGActtggagaaataaaacaaagtaaaacatcTGCCCAGCCTCCAAGGAGCTACACCAGGTCTCTGAGCCATTGGGGTTTGCTGCGTTTCTAGGGATGTTTCCAGGAGGAGAAAGTCTGGACTAAAGATTTACCACGTTGAAAGAATCCATCAAATAAATAACTGTGTCCAGCGAGCACCCGGCTCTGCCAGCCCCGCTGGGGCTCGGGCTGTGccgtgtcccagcccagctctggagaacgaggagctggaagggctctgcctctctccttgcaggcagggctgcctcaGAGCAGGGTGGAGGAGGAGCCCGCGGTGTCGGGCGGGCTGCTGGGGGCCGTGCTGGAGTAGAACTTTTTTTGGGAGCGCAGGAGCGGGGTCTGAGTGTCCACATCCCGGCGGGAGCCGCGTTTCAGCGACAGGAACACGTGCTGGGTCCAGCCGTACACCAGGCAGTTCAGGAGCCCCTGGGAAGCTGCGGTGAGAGCCTGGGGGAGAGCACAGGGGATTCAGggatcccagcactgctccgGAATAACCTCCCCCTGCAGCAGGGTTTTATCTTCCGTGTGATAGCTTTCTATCactttaataaatatttaattaaatatctAATCAATATATAATTCATATataattaaatagaaatgatatacaaatataaaatatatttaaacctatttatgtattaaataaatataattatagaatttaataaaatgtcTGACTTCTGCCTCAGGTACAGGAAGGAGCTGGACAAGTGTTATTAAGGAATCACATTTGGAGACTTAGGATGCCCAGAAATTGGTTTCCCCCTGCCTCATGTCTCTAAGTTTTCCCTTTCTAGTACTATTTGCCACAATTTTCATGACCACAGAATCACTTTGAGGTCACCAAGTCCAAAACATCCACCCAGCACCATGTTCATCACTAAACTGCTGGGATTTTGGGTACTGAGACCTTTTCAAGCCTGTGAAAAACACAAACCACCAAACCAAGATCTTTGCCAAGCAAAAGCACAAATGAGACTTGGGCTCACACAGCAGATATCCTTGTCCAGCTGcatccagcagggatgcagggcaggacaCTCAAGGTGAGAAGGCAGGgcccaggaggctgcaggggcagaCATTTACCTGCAGGATCAGCAGAGCCATGTAGATTTTGCTGGTTGTTGAAGCAGTCAGTTTCAGCATCCCAAGGAGGACAGCTGTGGAAAGGGATGGATGCCAGGGTGAGGTTAACCCCACTTCTCTGGGGTTCCAcagggggatgctgtgggggGAACTCTCTGCTCACCTGgggcccagcagcagaagaaggCCACGGGGTAAAAAACCACTCGTTGTTCCACCATCTTAATCATGGCCCACTGCTGATCCCCCAGGAATCCTGTGGAGTTCACAAACCTTTTGTACAGACCTCGGGCCTGGCTCAGGATAACCTGGGAAAGAACAGGCAAATGTTATTGTACAGCCTGTGATCTGCTGGGTTGatccaggatggatcccagcCTATCCAGCCTtttcacacagcactgaaatcCTGCAGGAGGTGTTGCTTTGCATGTGGCCTTTTCTAAACTGAAGACTCTGAGTTGATTTTAGAATCATTAAATTGTTTAGGCTGGAAGAGATCTCTAAGATCATGAAGTCCAACCACAAATCAGTTCTTGCTGACCCTGCAGGAGGTGATCTCTTCTGCCAAGCTCCAAGCCTTTGAAATTCTGCTAAATATTTCTGGGATGGGCTGACAGATCACAGGGCTTCAGATGGATTTATCTGGTAGCACAGTGATATTTTTCCCTCTACCACCCCCTCCAAAAAGAGGGCAACACCACATAATTATTCCCCTGTCCTATTAAGAATGAATGGACAAGGGAGATTGAAAACTgagagcagggttagatgggatattgggaggaaatccttcccagagcagctgtggctgccccacccctgcaagtgtccaagggcagcttggacagggcttggagcagcctgagacagtgggaggtgtccctgcccatggcagggagtggcaTTGGATGAACTTAAAATgctttcccacccaaaccattccatgattccacgATTGCCTGGCCTCTGGTGCCATCCAAGGGCTGCACAAAGACCACCATCTTACCAGGATGGCCACGAAGCTGATGAGGAAGGAGATGAGGAAGACGCCGATGCCGTAGAAGTGCACGGCGCGGCACACGGAGCCGCTCGGGCTCGGGGGCTCGCTGGGGGGCTCGGCCTCCTCCGTGTGCATCAGGAGACACCTGCGGGACACAGGcaacagctcagctcctgcccacccccagcagccctggggctgtgccagagggagggaggaagctCACCCGTGTTTCTGGCTGAAGTTCTGGTAGCAATTACTGCTGTTGCCGAGGCAAAACACCGGCACCATAAGGAGGAAAGGGAtcaggctgggaggagaaagGACAGCACGGTCATGGGTTGTTGCACTGCTTGGTTTTTCTCCTATCACTACAGAGGACTTGAAAGTTGTTTTTATTGGCACTGCTCtggaaaagtattttcaggGCTTTCATTTGTGAGGGCTAATCATTGGTAAAGGGAAGTCTTCTGGAAAACCACATCTAGTTAATAAAGTTATCATTAACTTGGTTGAAAAACCCTCTTAGTCTGCATTCATGAGGTCACTGTTGTTTATGATGAGCTTTACAGCTTTTTTAGCTTCAAAACAAGTAGGAAGCAGGGATCAGCACACTGCAGTTTACCAAATTTACATCCTCCTGccagggaaaataaattcttacCAAATCCACACCCTCTGCCAGGGAAAATGAAATCTTACCTTGACAAGATCGTTGCTATTCGGCCAATACAACTTGCATAATCTACAGcctgcaaaatgcaaaaatcttaattaaattatttctgtacaGCCCCTGGTTCACAGGAAGCAGCTTCCAGGGAGCATTTCAGCAGCTGAGGGGGATTTGCCAGCCTACTGTTCCTGAACTTCCAGATGGAATATTTGGGATACAAAGtttgctgtgcacagcagatGTCTGGAGAAGCTGTGTAGGGCAGTGGGGCTGATGGGTTTCTTGGGAAGAGCTGCATAAGGAATACCTGGGGTATTCCCCAGCCTGGTCATGGCAGTGGTGGTGTGTTCCTGTTTAGGTGTGAGGGAGGAATTAACTGCAAGGAGAGATTTTGGTCACGGGGTGTGTGAAGTATTTGCTCAGCCTGCAATGCAGGGAGGGTTTTCCTGAGGGTTGTGTCCTTGTCCCTGGGTTCCCAGCCTTTACACCAGTCCCACATGAGTCCCACTCACCTGGGGAGGCACTCTGAAGAGATTCTGGTTGTATTTCACCTTGAGGTCCATGTACAGGTGCCAGGTGTAGTTGACAGTGTAGAGAAAAGAGGCCACGTAGAAtatctgagaaataaaaccaacatTTCAGTTCTGGAATAACAATTCCTGTAGCATGATTAGTTCCTCCCAAATCCCATGGAACAGAAGCAGGATGATGAACCCCTGCCAAGAGTGagggtctgagcacaggggctgtgctcacatccagctgggaagagccaggTTGGAGAGAGAATCCCACTTTAAACCACACTTCTGAAAAAGCAGCTTCACCTTGGCCTCAGACAGAACTGATGACACCAGGACtgtctcagaaataaaaatctttgtgACCTGGCTCATTTTTTGGCTCAGAGCCTGGCAATGAGGATTTCAGAGGCTCTTGGACCCTCTCAATGCTTTGGCCATTAGGAAACACAGCACAGATGTGACATTTAGATTTGCTTCTTGCATAATGAGCTCACTCTGCAGAGAATTCAcggaaacagaaaacaattgGATA
This window encodes:
- the TMEM116 gene encoding transmembrane protein 116, which translates into the protein MALPAEVERLDGGWQEVYSALQWIQFTMAMLSVVGSSSIIAYAIFQNAVRSPEVRPLFYLSLSDLFLGMCWLAGAVLYSSPTSQQDLICYNLQATGQIFYVASFLYTVNYTWHLYMDLKVKYNQNLFRVPPQAVDYASCIGRIATILSSLIPFLLMVPVFCLGNSSNCYQNFSQKHGCLLMHTEEAEPPSEPPSPSGSVCRAVHFYGIGVFLISFLISFVAILVILSQARGLYKRFVNSTGFLGDQQWAMIKMVEQRVVFYPVAFFCCWAPAVLLGMLKLTASTTSKIYMALLILQALTAASQGLLNCLVYGWTQHVFLSLKRGSRRDVDTQTPLLRSQKKFYSSTAPSSPPDTAGSSSTLL